A region from the Pseudonocardia petroleophila genome encodes:
- the cofC gene encoding 2-phospho-L-lactate guanylyltransferase, protein MDLVVPVKRLTEAKTRLRGAAGDDPAAHARLTLALAHDTVAAARDARLVDRLLVVSSDPVVAAALAALGIEVVPDGPVPGLNAAYAHGAALLRARRPDGAVGALQADLPALRPAELDAAITAAAGHARAFCADADGTGTTLLLAAPGTDLDPRFGVGSAAGHALSGAVALDGDWPGLRRDVDTPEDLGAAADVGLGAHTRAVLVPCSPH, encoded by the coding sequence GTGGATCTGGTGGTGCCGGTCAAGCGGCTGACCGAGGCGAAGACCCGGCTCCGGGGTGCCGCCGGTGACGATCCCGCCGCCCACGCCCGGCTGACCCTCGCGCTGGCCCACGACACCGTGGCCGCCGCCCGCGACGCCCGGCTCGTCGACCGGCTGCTCGTCGTCAGCTCCGACCCGGTGGTGGCCGCCGCGCTGGCCGCGCTCGGGATCGAGGTCGTCCCCGACGGCCCCGTCCCCGGCCTCAACGCCGCCTACGCCCACGGCGCCGCGCTGCTGCGCGCCCGGCGGCCCGACGGCGCGGTGGGCGCCCTGCAGGCCGATCTGCCCGCCCTGCGCCCCGCCGAGCTCGACGCCGCGATCACCGCCGCGGCCGGGCACGCGCGGGCGTTCTGCGCCGACGCCGACGGCACCGGCACCACGCTGCTGCTCGCCGCCCCCGGCACCGACCTCGATCCCCGCTTCGGCGTGGGCTCCGCGGCCGGGCACGCGCTGTCGGGCGCGGTCGCGCTCGACGGCGACTGGCCCGGCCTGCGGCGCGACGTCGACACCCCCGAGGACCTCGGCGCGGCCGCCGACGTCGGGCTCGGCGCGCACACCCGCGCCGTCCTGGTGCCGTGCTCGCCCCACTGA
- a CDS encoding Gfo/Idh/MocA family protein, with the protein MAAGTTYVAVVGYGYWGSKHVRVLSSLPDVAVTVVDENDHRLAEAAGHYPAARLATSLDAVLDDVDAVVVATPPSAHTHVAVAALEAGRHTLVEKPLATSVADAELLVETSASRQATLMVGHTFEYNAAVRTLKGIVRSGTLGRILHIDTARLSLGRYQSDVNVIWDLAPHDISIVSYLFDEMPSATSVWAQCNIGSRHADVAHVRLQFERANTHAVVHVSWLNPNKVRRVTIVGERKMAVYDDMSDNERIRIYDIGVDPAEIDDPASAHAMPMTYRFGDITSPYIPFDEPLRVQDQHFVDCVRNGSTPNTPGRRGLDIVRVLSATDVARDSGGTVRIGERVAS; encoded by the coding sequence ATGGCAGCCGGTACGACCTACGTCGCCGTCGTCGGTTACGGGTACTGGGGGTCCAAGCACGTTCGCGTGCTGAGCAGCCTCCCCGACGTCGCCGTCACCGTGGTCGACGAGAACGACCACCGCCTCGCCGAGGCGGCCGGCCACTACCCCGCCGCCCGGCTCGCCACCTCCCTCGACGCGGTGCTGGACGACGTCGACGCGGTGGTCGTCGCCACGCCCCCTTCCGCGCACACGCACGTCGCGGTGGCGGCACTCGAGGCCGGCCGGCACACCCTCGTCGAGAAGCCGCTCGCCACCTCCGTCGCCGATGCCGAACTCCTCGTGGAGACGTCCGCGTCGCGGCAGGCGACCCTCATGGTCGGGCACACCTTCGAGTACAACGCCGCCGTCCGCACGCTGAAGGGCATCGTGCGGTCCGGCACCCTGGGCCGGATCCTGCACATCGACACGGCGCGACTGAGCCTGGGGCGCTACCAGAGCGACGTCAACGTGATCTGGGATCTCGCGCCGCACGACATCTCGATCGTGTCGTACCTGTTCGACGAGATGCCGAGCGCGACCAGCGTGTGGGCGCAGTGCAACATCGGCTCCCGCCACGCCGACGTCGCCCACGTGCGCCTCCAGTTCGAGCGCGCGAACACCCACGCGGTCGTCCACGTGAGCTGGCTCAACCCGAACAAGGTCCGTCGCGTCACCATCGTCGGGGAACGGAAGATGGCCGTCTACGACGACATGTCGGACAACGAACGCATCCGGATCTACGACATCGGTGTCGACCCGGCCGAGATCGACGACCCCGCCTCGGCCCATGCGATGCCGATGACCTACCGCTTCGGCGACATCACCTCGCCCTACATCCCGTTCGACGAACCACTGAGGGTGCAGGACCAGCACTTCGTCGACTGCGTGCGGAACGGATCGACGCCGAACACGCCGGGACGACGCGGCCTCGACATCGTGCGGGTGCTCAGCGCCACCGACGTGGCGCGGGACAGCGGCGGAACCGTCCGCATCGGCGAGCGGGTGGCGTCGTGA
- a CDS encoding NUDIX hydrolase — protein sequence MILAAGAVLWRRTASGVELAVVHRPRYDDWSLPKGKLDRGESMPAAAVREVAEETGFRARLGPRLCDIHYEVPEGPKTVRFWAAEACAGAFEANEETDELRWCSPEQAARLLSYRRDLDVLARFVDIGVPDSLVLLVRHAKAGNRAQWDGHDDDRPLSGTGHEQARHLADLLPLYGPDRVASAPPVRCRATVAPLGMPVDDEPLLGEEGYWADPAAGLARFHELAARPGVTVICSQGGVIPDVVGTLTGADDVPSRKASTWVLGFTKGELTSSDHYARPTG from the coding sequence ATGATCCTCGCCGCAGGTGCCGTGCTCTGGCGGCGGACCGCCTCCGGCGTGGAGCTGGCGGTGGTCCACCGTCCCCGCTACGACGACTGGTCGCTGCCCAAGGGCAAGCTCGACCGCGGCGAGTCGATGCCCGCCGCCGCCGTCCGCGAGGTGGCCGAGGAGACCGGCTTCCGCGCCCGGCTCGGCCCCCGGCTGTGCGACATCCACTACGAGGTGCCGGAGGGCCCCAAGACCGTGCGGTTCTGGGCGGCCGAGGCGTGCGCGGGGGCGTTCGAGGCGAACGAGGAGACCGACGAGCTGCGCTGGTGCTCCCCGGAGCAGGCCGCGCGCCTGCTGTCCTACCGCCGCGACCTCGACGTACTGGCCCGCTTCGTCGACATCGGCGTCCCCGACTCGCTGGTGCTCCTCGTCCGCCACGCCAAGGCCGGCAACCGCGCCCAGTGGGACGGCCACGACGACGACCGCCCGCTGTCGGGCACCGGCCACGAGCAGGCCCGCCACCTCGCCGACCTGCTCCCCCTCTACGGCCCCGACCGCGTCGCCTCCGCCCCGCCCGTCCGCTGCCGCGCGACGGTGGCGCCGCTGGGGATGCCGGTCGACGACGAGCCGCTGCTCGGCGAGGAGGGCTACTGGGCCGACCCCGCCGCCGGCCTCGCCCGCTTCCACGAGCTCGCCGCCCGGCCCGGCGTCACGGTGATCTGCAGCCAGGGCGGCGTGATCCCCGACGTCGTCGGCACCCTGACCGGCGCCGACGACGTGCCGTCCCGCAAGGCCAGCACCTGGGTGCTGGGCTTCACGAAGGGCGAGCTGACGTCGTCGGACCACTACGCCCGCCCCACCGGCTAG
- a CDS encoding NAD(P)H-dependent glycerol-3-phosphate dehydrogenase, translated as MSPEVRRVAVLGAGSWGTAFAKVLADAGREVSLWARRPEVAAAVNERHVNPDYLPGVELPGLLTATTNAATALDGVDAVVLAVPSQTLRANLGGWRELLPRGVTLVSLAKGVELGTLKRMSEVVVEVAGVTPDQVAVVSGPNLAREIAAEEPTATVIACSDHDRAVALQHACTTGYFRSYTNTDVVGCELGGAGKNVIALATGMAAGMGFGDNTRASLITRGLAEIARLGGALGADPMTFAGLAGLGDLVATCSSPLSRNRTFGERLGRGESLAQAEEANHGQVAEGVKSCSSICELGARHGVELPIADAVRRVCHEGLSAAEMGKELISRAPRPE; from the coding sequence GTGAGCCCCGAGGTGCGCCGGGTCGCCGTGCTCGGGGCCGGGTCGTGGGGCACCGCGTTCGCGAAGGTCCTGGCCGACGCCGGGCGCGAGGTGTCGCTGTGGGCCCGCCGCCCGGAGGTGGCCGCCGCCGTCAACGAGCGGCACGTCAACCCCGACTACCTGCCCGGCGTCGAGCTGCCGGGGCTGCTCACGGCCACCACGAACGCCGCCACCGCCCTGGACGGCGTCGACGCGGTGGTGCTCGCGGTGCCGTCGCAGACGCTGCGCGCCAACCTCGGCGGCTGGCGGGAGCTGCTCCCGAGGGGGGTCACGCTCGTCAGCCTGGCGAAGGGCGTCGAGCTGGGCACGCTCAAGCGCATGAGCGAGGTGGTGGTGGAGGTCGCGGGCGTCACGCCCGACCAGGTCGCCGTGGTGTCCGGGCCGAACCTGGCCCGCGAGATCGCCGCGGAGGAGCCCACCGCCACGGTGATCGCCTGCTCCGACCACGACCGCGCCGTCGCCCTGCAGCACGCCTGCACCACCGGGTACTTCCGCTCCTACACCAACACCGACGTCGTGGGGTGTGAGCTGGGCGGGGCGGGCAAGAACGTGATCGCGCTGGCCACCGGCATGGCCGCGGGCATGGGGTTCGGCGACAACACGCGCGCGTCGCTGATCACCCGCGGGCTGGCCGAGATCGCCCGGCTCGGCGGCGCCCTCGGGGCCGACCCGATGACGTTCGCGGGGCTCGCCGGGCTGGGTGACCTGGTCGCGACCTGCTCCTCCCCGCTCTCGCGCAACCGCACGTTCGGGGAAAGGCTGGGGCGCGGGGAGTCGCTCGCGCAGGCCGAGGAAGCCAACCACGGGCAGGTCGCGGAGGGCGTGAAGTCGTGCTCCTCGATCTGCGAGCTGGGGGCGCGGCACGGGGTGGAGCTGCCGATCGCCGACGCCGTGCGCCGCGTGTGCCACGAGGGCCTGTCGGCCGCGGAGATGGGCAAGGAGCTGATCAGCCGGGCGCCGCGGCCGGAGTAG
- a CDS encoding cystathionine gamma-lyase, whose product MNGDGTRCVHGGHPPVGEGEPLHPGPVLSSTFDLGTGDVLPPDFYGRAGNPTWRALESAIGDLDGGECVLFASGMAAVGAVLRLRAADGALVLPSDGYYLARSLARAELAPLGVEVREVPTAGPWPTLDGAALVLVETPSNPGLDVADVVAAAEVAHAAGALLAVDNTTATPLGQRPLDLGADLVVASDTKALAGHGDVVLGHVSTRDPALAAALREARSRGGAVPGPMETWLAHRGLGTLDLRLERQAGNARAVVDALLAHPAVTDVRWPGHPGDPAHAVAARQMRRWNGVLRFTLASERAVAEFLGASRLVGSATSFGGLRSTADRRARWGDAVAPGLLRFSAGCEDSDDLVADVRAALGAITL is encoded by the coding sequence GTGAACGGGGACGGGACGCGGTGCGTGCACGGCGGCCACCCGCCCGTCGGGGAGGGGGAGCCGCTGCACCCCGGGCCGGTCCTGTCGTCGACGTTCGACCTCGGCACCGGCGACGTCCTGCCCCCCGACTTCTACGGCCGCGCGGGCAACCCGACGTGGCGGGCGCTGGAGTCGGCGATCGGCGACCTCGACGGCGGCGAGTGCGTGCTCTTCGCGTCCGGGATGGCGGCGGTCGGGGCGGTGCTGCGGCTGCGCGCCGCCGACGGCGCGCTCGTCCTGCCGTCGGACGGCTACTACCTCGCCCGCTCGCTCGCCCGCGCCGAGCTGGCCCCGCTCGGCGTCGAGGTTCGGGAGGTGCCCACCGCCGGTCCGTGGCCGACCCTCGACGGGGCGGCGCTGGTCCTCGTCGAGACGCCGTCGAACCCGGGGCTCGACGTCGCCGACGTCGTCGCCGCGGCGGAGGTCGCCCACGCCGCGGGCGCGCTGCTCGCCGTCGACAACACGACGGCGACGCCGCTCGGGCAGCGCCCGCTCGACCTCGGTGCCGACCTGGTGGTCGCCAGCGACACGAAGGCGCTCGCCGGGCACGGCGACGTCGTGCTCGGCCACGTCAGCACCCGCGACCCCGCCCTCGCCGCCGCCCTGCGCGAGGCGCGCTCGCGCGGCGGCGCCGTCCCGGGACCGATGGAGACCTGGCTGGCCCACCGCGGGCTCGGCACCCTCGACCTGCGGCTGGAGCGCCAGGCCGGCAACGCGCGGGCCGTCGTCGACGCCCTGCTCGCCCACCCCGCCGTCACCGACGTCCGGTGGCCGGGGCACCCGGGCGACCCCGCGCACGCCGTCGCGGCCCGGCAGATGCGCCGGTGGAACGGGGTGCTGCGGTTCACCCTGGCCTCCGAGCGTGCGGTGGCGGAGTTCCTCGGGGCGTCGCGGCTGGTCGGCTCGGCCACCAGCTTCGGCGGACTGCGCAGCACCGCCGACCGTCGCGCCCGCTGGGGCGACGCGGTGGCACCGGGCCTGCTGCGCTTCTCCGCAGGGTGCGAGGACTCGGACGACCTCGTGGCGGACGTGCGCGCGGCGCTGGGCGCGATCACCCTCTGA
- a CDS encoding lipid II flippase MurJ, translating into MLGPTFLANTFLATNTVPALIYSIVAGPVLALVVVPAVVGSLAERGVGASALLLRRLSGLLVTTSAALALLLVLASPVLAWSLTLGVSAEPERAESLRLTQIMLVFVAPQVVLYTVAALGAAAQQARKRFALAAAAPALENIGLMITMAVAAAVHGAGLDVGEAPTGLVVLLGTGATLSVAAHAAAQVIGTARVGLSIRPARGWRSDPAAGQAAQRLRRSIAVAALPSGAFYVLLALSATVRGGVLVLQMAYAVYSVPSALGARAVTTAALPGLSGAAKAGDDVGYAAAWRQALSYGLTVGVPALCVLVGFAGLVADVLANGELRTPELIPTLAACIAVLGVAQLAAGVHEIGRQALFARLDVTGPRLAGVVGFVSTVLAGSACLLLPAGPPRLVALCGAVLLADAAAAATATVLIGRAIRPAALVDLAGAAATGAGAVVILPVICAGVVLTGTGEGGRLLDLAVAVPLTALAGALFVLASTAVGSRLRGAS; encoded by the coding sequence GTGCTCGGACCCACCTTCCTCGCCAACACGTTCCTGGCCACCAACACGGTCCCGGCCCTGATCTACTCGATCGTCGCGGGGCCGGTGCTGGCGCTGGTGGTCGTGCCCGCCGTCGTCGGCTCGCTGGCCGAGCGGGGAGTGGGTGCGAGCGCGCTGCTCCTGCGCAGACTCAGCGGGCTGCTGGTCACCACGTCCGCCGCGCTGGCCCTGCTCCTCGTGCTGGCCTCGCCGGTACTGGCCTGGTCCCTCACGCTGGGGGTCTCGGCGGAGCCGGAACGCGCCGAGTCGCTGCGACTCACGCAGATCATGCTGGTGTTCGTCGCACCGCAGGTGGTGCTCTACACGGTCGCGGCGCTCGGCGCGGCGGCCCAGCAGGCCCGGAAGCGGTTCGCGCTCGCCGCCGCGGCCCCGGCACTGGAGAACATCGGGCTGATGATCACCATGGCCGTCGCCGCGGCCGTCCACGGGGCCGGTCTCGACGTCGGGGAGGCCCCCACCGGGCTGGTCGTCCTGCTCGGTACCGGCGCCACGCTCTCGGTCGCGGCGCACGCGGCCGCGCAGGTCATCGGGACCGCCCGCGTCGGCCTCTCGATACGCCCCGCCCGCGGATGGCGTTCCGACCCCGCGGCCGGGCAGGCGGCGCAGCGCCTGCGGCGGTCGATCGCGGTGGCGGCCCTCCCGTCCGGCGCCTTCTACGTCCTGCTCGCCCTGTCGGCGACGGTGCGTGGCGGTGTGCTCGTGCTCCAGATGGCCTACGCCGTCTACAGCGTGCCCTCCGCACTCGGCGCCAGGGCCGTCACGACCGCGGCCCTGCCGGGGCTGTCCGGGGCGGCCAAGGCGGGTGACGACGTCGGCTACGCCGCGGCGTGGCGCCAGGCACTGTCCTACGGCCTCACGGTCGGGGTGCCCGCGCTGTGCGTCCTCGTGGGATTCGCCGGACTCGTCGCGGACGTGCTGGCCAACGGTGAGCTCCGCACGCCGGAGCTGATCCCGACGCTCGCCGCCTGCATCGCGGTGCTCGGGGTCGCCCAGCTGGCCGCCGGGGTCCACGAGATCGGCCGGCAGGCCCTCTTCGCCCGGTTGGACGTCACCGGCCCGCGGCTGGCCGGGGTCGTCGGCTTCGTCTCGACGGTGCTGGCCGGATCGGCCTGCCTCCTCCTCCCGGCCGGCCCGCCGAGGTTGGTCGCACTGTGCGGAGCTGTCCTGCTGGCCGACGCCGCCGCGGCCGCGACCGCGACCGTGCTGATCGGCCGGGCCATCCGGCCGGCAGCCCTGGTGGATCTCGCAGGTGCGGCCGCGACCGGGGCCGGCGCCGTCGTGATCCTTCCGGTGATCTGCGCGGGCGTGGTGCTGACCGGGACCGGCGAGGGC
- a CDS encoding DegT/DnrJ/EryC1/StrS family aminotransferase, producing the protein MTGRGPIPFLDLDGVNTPLRGDLDVAWKSVLGHGHFVGGPEVAAFEADFARYCGSGHCVGVANGTDALELILTALGIGAGDEVIVPANTFVATAEAVCTVGARPRFVDVRPDTLLVDADAVADAIGPRTAAVVAVHLYGQMVDIDRLAEVTGRHGVALIEDAAQAHGARFAGRRAGSVGVAAAFSFYPGKNLGAFGDGGAVVSDDAALAARVRLLANHGRSVTDRHVHEASGRNSRLDSLQAAVLGIKLPGLDDDNVRRRRAMERYREHLPADCVPVAQHPLAESVHHLGVVRVPDRAAATTALDAHGVGWGIHYPVPCHLQPAFADFATSACPVAEDAAGTILSLPMYPTLEIDRVDRVCAVLGEREHACR; encoded by the coding sequence GTGACCGGCCGCGGACCGATCCCCTTCCTGGACCTCGACGGCGTCAACACCCCCCTCCGCGGCGATCTCGATGTCGCGTGGAAGTCCGTGCTGGGCCACGGCCACTTCGTCGGCGGCCCCGAGGTCGCCGCGTTCGAGGCCGACTTCGCCCGCTACTGCGGCAGCGGGCACTGCGTCGGAGTCGCGAACGGCACCGACGCGCTCGAGCTGATCCTCACCGCCCTCGGGATCGGGGCGGGGGACGAGGTGATCGTCCCGGCCAACACGTTCGTCGCCACGGCGGAGGCGGTGTGCACGGTCGGTGCCCGTCCCCGGTTCGTCGACGTGCGGCCCGACACGCTGCTCGTCGACGCCGACGCGGTCGCCGACGCGATCGGACCCCGCACCGCCGCGGTCGTCGCCGTGCACCTGTACGGGCAGATGGTCGACATCGACCGGCTGGCCGAGGTGACCGGGCGTCACGGCGTCGCGTTGATCGAGGACGCCGCGCAGGCACACGGGGCCCGGTTCGCCGGCCGCCGGGCCGGCAGCGTCGGTGTGGCTGCGGCGTTCAGCTTCTATCCCGGCAAGAACCTGGGCGCGTTCGGTGACGGCGGAGCCGTCGTCTCCGATGACGCCGCGCTGGCCGCCCGCGTCCGACTGCTCGCCAATCACGGGCGCAGCGTCACCGACCGACACGTCCACGAGGCCTCGGGGCGCAACAGCAGGCTGGACTCCCTCCAGGCCGCGGTGCTGGGGATCAAGCTTCCCGGCCTCGACGACGACAACGTCCGCAGGCGGCGGGCGATGGAGCGCTACCGGGAGCACCTCCCCGCCGATTGCGTGCCGGTCGCCCAGCACCCGCTCGCGGAGTCCGTGCACCATCTCGGGGTCGTGCGGGTGCCCGATCGGGCGGCGGCCACCACCGCACTCGACGCCCACGGCGTCGGTTGGGGCATCCACTACCCGGTCCCGTGCCACCTGCAGCCCGCGTTCGCCGACTTCGCCACCTCGGCCTGCCCGGTGGCCGAGGATGCGGCCGGGACCATCCTCTCGCTCCCGATGTACCCCACGCTCGAGATCGACCGGGTCGACCGCGTCTGCGCCGTACTGGGGGAGCGTGAACATGCCTGCCGGTGA
- a CDS encoding lysophospholipid acyltransferase family protein, with amino-acid sequence MRREKRGFWIAFCAVFFYPIGWLTGRGRYEGREHIPATGGALIVANHISHLDPIFSGLIVERSGRVPRFLAKHSLWSTPVLGRALAGSGQIPVYRESADAQQSLRDGTAALREGKIVIIYPEGTITRDPDTWPMHARTGVARLALTSDVPVVPMVHWGTHRVLDGYNKKFRPLPRGPITVRCGEPVDLTAYRGRPVDAALLREVTDLLMVRVRDLLAEVRGEPAPTTFFKRAS; translated from the coding sequence GTGAGGCGTGAGAAGCGCGGCTTCTGGATCGCGTTCTGCGCGGTCTTCTTCTACCCGATCGGCTGGCTGACCGGCCGGGGCCGGTACGAGGGCCGGGAGCACATCCCCGCCACCGGCGGCGCCCTGATCGTGGCCAACCACATCTCGCACCTCGACCCGATCTTCTCCGGGTTGATCGTCGAGCGCTCCGGGCGGGTGCCGCGGTTCCTGGCCAAGCACAGCCTGTGGAGCACGCCGGTGCTCGGCCGGGCGCTGGCCGGCAGCGGCCAGATCCCGGTCTACCGCGAGTCGGCCGACGCCCAGCAGAGCCTGCGCGACGGCACCGCAGCACTGCGCGAGGGCAAGATCGTGATCATCTACCCGGAGGGCACCATCACCAGGGACCCGGACACCTGGCCGATGCACGCCCGCACCGGCGTGGCCCGCCTCGCGCTGACGTCGGACGTGCCGGTGGTGCCGATGGTCCACTGGGGCACCCATCGCGTGCTCGACGGTTACAACAAGAAGTTCCGGCCGCTGCCCCGCGGGCCGATCACGGTGCGCTGCGGCGAGCCCGTGGACCTCACCGCGTACCGCGGGCGGCCGGTCGACGCCGCCCTGCTCCGCGAGGTCACCGACCTGCTGATGGTGCGGGTCCGCGACCTGCTCGCCGAGGTGCGCGGGGAGCCCGCACCGACCACCTTCTTCAAGCGGGCCTCGTGA
- a CDS encoding RNA degradosome polyphosphate kinase, protein MNGSAVPEPASGGRRKAGKGARRSPRPSTRRVHAAARPVNGTTTTADARPEIPTQPGPTAAATGARTDSAGAAAVPVSPPARTPAPHSGLPDDRYLNRELSWLDFNARVLALAEDTSQPLLERAKFLAIFASNLDEFYMVRVAGLKRRDDTGLAVRSADGLSPTTQLSRIATRSQAISEAHARVFLDHVRPELAAEGVNILRWSDLSDDQRVRLSAYFSAQVFPVLTPLAVDPAHPFPYISGLSLNLAVTVRDPEGRTERFARVKVPNNVPRLVQVATEDDTITFLPIEDLISAHLGDLFMGMEVAEVHPFRVTRNADVEVEEDRDEDLLQSLERELARRRFGPPVRLEVTDTMSEHVLELLLRELDVHPGDVVTVPGLLDLTALWAVHAVDRPDLKDDPFVPATHPAFAERETPRSIFATLREGDVLVHHPYDSFSTSVQRFIEQAAADPHVLAIKQTLYRTSGDSPIVDALVDAAAAGKQVVALVEIKARFDEQANIRWARELEKAGVHVVYGLVGLKTHCKTSLVVRQEGESIRRYCHIGTGNYHPKTARLYEDVGVLTADPTIGADLTDLFNSLTGYSRQTSYRSLLVAPYGVRRGIVRRIEDEIDAHRSGDTTARVRIKVNSLVDEQVIDALYRASQAGVPVDVVVRGICALRPGRAGLSENISVRSILGRFLEHSRVFHFGSAQEYWIGSADMMHRNLDRRVEVLLRVADPKLAAQLGDMLDGCMDPATRCWTLQDDGRWEPSPPLDSGVSPVRDHQAEMMLRHAVIAEAE, encoded by the coding sequence GTGAACGGCTCAGCGGTCCCGGAACCGGCGTCGGGCGGCCGCCGCAAGGCCGGGAAGGGTGCGCGCCGATCCCCACGGCCGTCGACGCGGCGGGTGCACGCCGCCGCCCGGCCGGTGAACGGCACCACGACCACCGCCGACGCCCGGCCCGAGATCCCGACCCAGCCCGGCCCGACGGCCGCCGCCACCGGGGCCCGCACCGACTCCGCGGGCGCCGCGGCCGTGCCCGTCAGCCCGCCGGCCCGCACCCCGGCCCCGCACTCGGGCCTGCCCGACGACCGGTACCTCAACCGCGAGCTGTCCTGGCTCGACTTCAACGCCCGCGTGCTCGCGCTCGCCGAGGACACCAGCCAGCCGCTGCTCGAGCGCGCCAAGTTCCTGGCGATCTTCGCGAGCAACCTCGACGAGTTCTACATGGTCCGCGTCGCCGGGCTGAAGCGCCGCGACGACACCGGCCTCGCCGTCCGCAGCGCCGACGGCCTGTCCCCCACCACGCAGCTGTCCCGCATCGCCACCCGCAGCCAGGCGATCTCCGAGGCGCACGCGCGGGTGTTCCTCGACCACGTCCGCCCCGAGCTGGCCGCGGAGGGCGTCAACATCCTGCGCTGGAGCGACCTGTCCGACGACCAGCGCGTCCGGCTCAGCGCGTACTTCTCCGCGCAGGTCTTCCCGGTGCTGACGCCGCTGGCCGTCGACCCGGCGCACCCGTTCCCCTACATCTCCGGGCTCTCGCTCAACCTCGCGGTCACCGTCCGCGACCCGGAGGGCCGCACCGAGCGGTTCGCGCGCGTCAAGGTGCCCAACAACGTGCCGCGGCTGGTGCAGGTGGCCACCGAGGACGACACGATCACGTTCCTGCCCATCGAGGACCTCATCTCCGCGCACCTGGGCGACCTGTTCATGGGGATGGAGGTCGCCGAGGTCCACCCGTTCCGCGTCACCCGCAACGCCGACGTCGAGGTCGAGGAGGACCGCGACGAGGACCTGCTGCAGAGCCTCGAGCGCGAGCTCGCGCGGCGCCGCTTCGGGCCGCCGGTGCGCCTCGAGGTCACCGACACCATGAGCGAGCACGTCCTGGAGCTGCTGCTGCGCGAGCTCGACGTGCACCCCGGCGACGTCGTCACGGTGCCGGGCCTGCTCGACCTCACCGCGCTGTGGGCCGTGCACGCCGTCGACCGGCCCGACCTCAAGGACGACCCGTTCGTCCCCGCGACGCACCCCGCGTTCGCCGAGCGCGAGACGCCGCGCAGCATCTTCGCCACCCTGCGCGAGGGCGACGTGCTGGTGCACCACCCCTACGACTCGTTCTCCACGTCGGTGCAGCGGTTCATCGAGCAGGCCGCGGCCGACCCGCACGTGCTGGCGATCAAGCAGACGCTCTACCGGACCTCCGGCGACTCCCCGATCGTCGACGCGCTGGTCGACGCCGCCGCGGCCGGCAAGCAGGTCGTCGCGCTGGTGGAGATCAAGGCGCGGTTCGACGAGCAGGCCAACATCCGCTGGGCACGCGAGCTGGAGAAGGCGGGCGTGCACGTCGTCTACGGGCTCGTCGGGCTCAAGACGCACTGCAAGACCTCGCTGGTGGTGCGGCAGGAGGGCGAGTCGATCCGCCGCTACTGCCACATCGGCACCGGCAACTACCACCCCAAGACGGCGCGCCTGTACGAGGACGTCGGCGTGCTCACCGCCGACCCGACGATCGGCGCCGACCTCACCGACCTGTTCAACTCCCTCACCGGCTACTCGCGCCAGACCTCCTACCGGTCGCTGCTCGTCGCGCCCTACGGCGTGCGGCGCGGCATCGTGCGGCGCATCGAGGACGAGATCGACGCGCACCGCTCCGGCGACACGACGGCGCGGGTCCGGATCAAGGTCAACTCGCTGGTCGACGAGCAGGTCATCGACGCGCTGTACCGGGCGTCGCAGGCGGGCGTGCCCGTCGACGTGGTCGTGCGCGGCATCTGCGCGCTGCGCCCCGGCCGCGCGGGCCTGAGCGAGAACATCTCCGTCCGCTCGATCCTGGGGCGGTTCCTGGAGCACAGCCGGGTCTTCCACTTCGGCTCGGCGCAGGAGTACTGGATCGGCAGCGCCGACATGATGCACCGCAACCTCGACCGCCGCGTCGAGGTGCTGCTCCGTGTGGCCGACCCGAAGCTGGCCGCGCAGCTCGGCGACATGCTCGACGGCTGCATGGACCCGGCCACCCGCTGCTGGACGCTGCAGGACGACGGGCGCTGGGAGCCCTCGCCGCCGCTCGACTCCGGGGTCTCGCCGGTGCGCGACCACCAGGCGGAGATGATGCTGCGCCACGCCGTGATCGCCGAAGCGGAATGA